The Saccopteryx leptura isolate mSacLep1 chromosome 2, mSacLep1_pri_phased_curated, whole genome shotgun sequence genome has a window encoding:
- the PEAR1 gene encoding platelet endothelial aggregation receptor 1 isoform X3, which produces MSPPLRSFLLALGLGLAGTLNPSDPNTCSFWESFTTITKESHSRPFSLLPSEPCDQPWDSPHTCPQPTVVYRTVYRQVVKTDHRRRLQCCQGFYESGGACVPLCAQECVHGRCMAPNQCQCVEDWRGDDCSSACAPGVWGPQCDKPCSCGNSSSCDPTSGVCTCLSGLQPPHCRQPCSFGHYGPACQFSCQCHGAPCDPQTGACFCPPERTGPSCEVSCRQGTVGSCPHTSPCHNGGIFQVSQGSCSCPPGWMGTICSLPCPEGFHGSNCSQECRCHNGGLCDRFTGQCRCAPGYTGDRCREECPVGRFGQDCAETCDCAPGARCFPANGACLCEHGFTGDRCAERLCPDGLYGLSCQVPCTCDPEHSLSCHPMSGECSCHPGWAGLHCNESCPQDTHGPGCREHCLCLHGGLCQPDSGLCRCASGYMGQHCASLCPPDTYGVNCSARCSCENAIACSPIDGACICKEGWQRGNCSVPCPPGTWGFGCNASCQCANEASCSPQTGACTCTPGWHGVHCQLPCPKGKFGEGCASRCNCDHSDGCDPVYGHCQCQAGWTGTHCHLPCPEGFWGANCSNTCTCKNGGTCIPENGNCVCVPGFRGPSCQRSCPPGRWGENCAQSCQCHHGGTCRPQDGSCFCPPGWTGYRCVEVCSPGVFGANCSQPCQCGSGESCHPETGACVCPPGHSGAPCRIGIQETFTMMPASPVTYNSMEAVISIVVLGSLVVALVALFIGYRHWQKGKEHQHLAVAYSSGRLDSSEYVMPDVPLSYSHYYSNPSYHTLSQCSPNPPPPNKVPGSQLFPSLQAPERPGGAHGPDNHATLPADWKHCREAPPGIPDRGSSHLDRSYSYSYSNGNGPGPFYSKGPISEEGLRASMVSLSSENPYATIRDLPSLPGGTRESSYVEMKGLPSGSPPRQPPQLPDNRRRQQYSQAQRDSGTYEQPSAPTHEQDFMSSQCPLPPGLLPGHYDSPKNSHIPGHYDLPPVRHPPSPPLLHQDR; this is translated from the exons ATGTCACCACCTCTACGTTCCTTTCTTCTggccctgggcctggggctggctGGAACCCTCAACCCCAGTGACCCCAATACCTGCAGCTTCTGGGAAAG CTTCACCACCATCACCAAGGAGTCCCACTCCCGGCCCTTCAGCCTGCTGCCTTCGGAGCCCTGCGACCAACCCTGGGACAGTCCCCACACCTGCCCCCAGCCCAC GGTTGTCTACAGGACTGTCTACCGGCAGGTGGTGAAGACAGACCACCGCAGGCGCCTGCAGTGCTGCCAGGGCTTCTATGAGAGCGGAGGGGCCTGCGTCC CACTTTGTGCCCAGGAGTGTGTCCATGGCCGCTGCATGGCACCCAATCAGTGCCAGTGTGTGGAAGACTGGCGAGGTGATGACTGCTCCAGTG CGTGTGCCCCAGGAGTGTGGGGGCCACAGTGTGACAAGCCCTGCAGCTGTGGCAACAGCAGCTCCTGTGACCCCACGAGTGGGGTATGTACCTGTCTCTCTGGCCTGCAGCCCCCACATTGTCGTCAGCCCTGCTCCTTTGGCCATTATGGCCCTGCCTGCCAGTTCAGCTGCCAGTGCCATGGGGCACCCTGTGATCCTCAAACTGGAGCCTGCTTCTGCCCCCCGGAGAGAACTGGGCCCAG CTGTGAGGTATCTTGCCGCCAGGGCACTGTTGGCTCCTGCCCCCACACCTCTCCTTGCCACAATGGGGGTATCTTCCAAGTTTCCCAGGGTTCCTGCAGCTGCCCACCTGGCTGGATG GGCACCATCTGTTCCCTGCCCTGTCCGGAGGGCTTCCATGGATCCAACTGCTCCCAGGAATGCCGCTGTCACAATGGTGGCCTCTGCGACAGATTCACTGGGCAATGTCGCTGTGCTCCAGGCTACACAGGGGATAG GTGTCGGGAGGAGTGCCCCGTGGGCCGCTTCGGACAGGACTGTGCAGAGACATGCGACTGCGCCCCTGGGGCCCGCTGCTTCCCAGCCAACGGCGCATGTCTATGCGAACACGGCTTCACTGGGGACCGCTGTGCAGAACGTCTATGCCCGGACGGACTCTACGGCCTCAGCTGCCAGGTGCCCTGCACCTGTGACCCAGAACACAGCCTCAG CTGCCATCCCATGAGCGGGGAGTGCTCCTGCCACCCCGGCTGGGCCGGCCTTCACTGCAACGAGAGCTGCCCACAAGACACGCACGGGCCTGGCTGCCGAGAGCACTGTCTCTGCCTGCACGGAGGCCTCTGCCAGCCCGACAGCGGCCTCTGCCGGTGCGCGTCCGGCTACATG GGCCAGCACTGCGCTAGCCTCTGTCCGCCTGACACTTACGGAGTCAACTGCTCCGCACGCTGCTCCTGCGAGAATGCGATCGCTTGTTCGCCGATCGATGGTGCTTGCATATGCAAGGAAG GTTGGCAGCGTGGTAACTGCTCTGTGCCCTGCCCGCCTGGAACCTGGGGCTTTGGTTGCAATGCCAGCTGCCAGTGTGCCAACGAGGCATCCTGCAGCCCCCAAACAGGAGCCTGTACCTGCACCCCTGGCTGGCACGGGGTGCACTGCCAGCTGCCCTGTCCA AAGGGGAAGTTTGGTGAAGGCTGTGCCAGTCGCTGTAACTGTGACCACTCTGATGGCTGTGACCCTGTTTATGGACACTGCCAGTGCCAGGCTGGCTGGACAG GTACTCATTGTCACCTGCCCTGCCCTGAGGGCTTCTGGGGAGCCAACTGTAGCAACACCTGCACTTGCAAGAATGGGGGCACCTGCATCCCTGAGAATggcaattgtgtgtgtgtacctggATTTCGAGGTCCCTCCTGCCAGAGAT CGTGCCCTCCAGGACGCTGGGGAGAAAACTGTGCCCAGTCCTGTCAGTGTCACCATGGTGGGACCTGCCGCCCCCAGGATGGGAGCTGTTTTTGTCCCCCCGGTTGGACCGGATACCGCTGCGTGGAAG TCTGTTCTCCAGGGGTGTTTGGTGCCAATTGCTCCCAACCATGCCAGTGTGGTTCCGGAGAGAGTTGCCATCCAGAGACGGGGGCCTGTGTGTGTCCCCCAGGACACAGTGGTGCCCCCTGCAGGATTG GAATCCAGGAGACCTTCACCATGATGCCTGCCTCTCCAGTGACCTATAACTCAATGGAGGCGGTGATCAGTATCGTCGTGCTGGGGTCTCTGGTGGTGGCCCTGGTGGCTTTGTTCATTGGCTACCGCCATTGGCAAAAAGGCAAGGAGCACCAACACCTGGCAGTGGCGTACAGCAGTGGGCGACTGGACAGCTCCGAGTATGTCATGCCAG ATGTCCCTCTGAGCTATAGTCACTACTACTCCAATCCCAGCTACCATACCCTGTCACAGTGCTCAcctaaccccccaccccccaataaG GTTCCAGGTAGTCAGCTCTTTCCCAGCCTCCAGGCCCCTGAGCGGCCAGGTGGAGCCCACGGGCCTGATAACCATGCTACCCTGCCTGCTGACTGGAAGCACTGTCGGGAGGCCCCTCCAGGGATTCCGGACAGGG GTAGCAGCCACCTGGACCGAAGCTACAGCTATAGCTACAGCAACGGTAACGGCCCAGGCCCATTCTATAGTAAAG GGCCCATCTCTGAAGAGGGGCTGAGGGCTAGCATGGTTTCCCTCAGCAGTGAGAACCCCTATGCTACCATCCGAGACCTGCCCAGCCTGCCAGGGGGCACCCGGGAGAGCAGCTATGTGGAGATGAAAGGCCTTCCCTCAGGCTCTCCCCCAAGGCAGCCTCCTCAGCTCCCGGACAACCGGAGGCGGCAACAATACTCCCAGGCGCAGAGAGACAGTGGTACCTATGAGC
- the PEAR1 gene encoding platelet endothelial aggregation receptor 1 isoform X2 yields MSPPLRSFLLALGLGLAGTLNPSDPNTCSFWESFTTITKESHSRPFSLLPSEPCDQPWDSPHTCPQPTVVYRTVYRQVVKTDHRRRLQCCQGFYESGGACVPLCAQECVHGRCMAPNQCQCVEDWRGDDCSSACAPGVWGPQCDKPCSCGNSSSCDPTSGVCTCLSGLQPPHCRQPCSFGHYGPACQFSCQCHGAPCDPQTGACFCPPERTGPSCEVSCRQGTVGSCPHTSPCHNGGIFQVSQGSCSCPPGWMGTICSLPCPEGFHGSNCSQECRCHNGGLCDRFTGQCRCAPGYTGDRCREECPVGRFGQDCAETCDCAPGARCFPANGACLCEHGFTGDRCAERLCPDGLYGLSCQVPCTCDPEHSLSCHPMSGECSCHPGWAGLHCNESCPQDTHGPGCREHCLCLHGGLCQPDSGLCRCASGYMGQHCASLCPPDTYGVNCSARCSCENAIACSPIDGACICKEGWQRGNCSVPCPPGTWGFGCNASCQCANEASCSPQTGACTCTPGWHGVHCQLPCPKGKFGEGCASRCNCDHSDGCDPVYGHCQCQAGWTGTHCHLPCPEGFWGANCSNTCTCKNGGTCIPENGNCVCVPGFRGPSCQRSCQPGRYGKRCVPCKCANHSSCHPSNGTCYCLAGWTGSDCSQPCPPGRWGENCAQSCQCHHGGTCRPQDGSCFCPPGWTGYRCVEVCSPGVFGANCSQPCQCGSGESCHPETGACVCPPGHSGAPCRIGIQETFTMMPASPVTYNSMEAVISIVVLGSLVVALVALFIGYRHWQKGKEHQHLAVAYSSGRLDSSEYVMPDVPLSYSHYYSNPSYHTLSQCSPNPPPPNKVPGSQLFPSLQAPERPGGAHGPDNHATLPADWKHCREAPPGIPDRGSSHLDRSYSYSYSNGPISEEGLRASMVSLSSENPYATIRDLPSLPGGTRESSYVEMKGLPSGSPPRQPPQLPDNRRRQQYSQAQRDSGTYEQPSAPTHEQDFMSSQCPLPPGLLPGHYDSPKNSHIPGHYDLPPVRHPPSPPLLHQDR; encoded by the exons ATGTCACCACCTCTACGTTCCTTTCTTCTggccctgggcctggggctggctGGAACCCTCAACCCCAGTGACCCCAATACCTGCAGCTTCTGGGAAAG CTTCACCACCATCACCAAGGAGTCCCACTCCCGGCCCTTCAGCCTGCTGCCTTCGGAGCCCTGCGACCAACCCTGGGACAGTCCCCACACCTGCCCCCAGCCCAC GGTTGTCTACAGGACTGTCTACCGGCAGGTGGTGAAGACAGACCACCGCAGGCGCCTGCAGTGCTGCCAGGGCTTCTATGAGAGCGGAGGGGCCTGCGTCC CACTTTGTGCCCAGGAGTGTGTCCATGGCCGCTGCATGGCACCCAATCAGTGCCAGTGTGTGGAAGACTGGCGAGGTGATGACTGCTCCAGTG CGTGTGCCCCAGGAGTGTGGGGGCCACAGTGTGACAAGCCCTGCAGCTGTGGCAACAGCAGCTCCTGTGACCCCACGAGTGGGGTATGTACCTGTCTCTCTGGCCTGCAGCCCCCACATTGTCGTCAGCCCTGCTCCTTTGGCCATTATGGCCCTGCCTGCCAGTTCAGCTGCCAGTGCCATGGGGCACCCTGTGATCCTCAAACTGGAGCCTGCTTCTGCCCCCCGGAGAGAACTGGGCCCAG CTGTGAGGTATCTTGCCGCCAGGGCACTGTTGGCTCCTGCCCCCACACCTCTCCTTGCCACAATGGGGGTATCTTCCAAGTTTCCCAGGGTTCCTGCAGCTGCCCACCTGGCTGGATG GGCACCATCTGTTCCCTGCCCTGTCCGGAGGGCTTCCATGGATCCAACTGCTCCCAGGAATGCCGCTGTCACAATGGTGGCCTCTGCGACAGATTCACTGGGCAATGTCGCTGTGCTCCAGGCTACACAGGGGATAG GTGTCGGGAGGAGTGCCCCGTGGGCCGCTTCGGACAGGACTGTGCAGAGACATGCGACTGCGCCCCTGGGGCCCGCTGCTTCCCAGCCAACGGCGCATGTCTATGCGAACACGGCTTCACTGGGGACCGCTGTGCAGAACGTCTATGCCCGGACGGACTCTACGGCCTCAGCTGCCAGGTGCCCTGCACCTGTGACCCAGAACACAGCCTCAG CTGCCATCCCATGAGCGGGGAGTGCTCCTGCCACCCCGGCTGGGCCGGCCTTCACTGCAACGAGAGCTGCCCACAAGACACGCACGGGCCTGGCTGCCGAGAGCACTGTCTCTGCCTGCACGGAGGCCTCTGCCAGCCCGACAGCGGCCTCTGCCGGTGCGCGTCCGGCTACATG GGCCAGCACTGCGCTAGCCTCTGTCCGCCTGACACTTACGGAGTCAACTGCTCCGCACGCTGCTCCTGCGAGAATGCGATCGCTTGTTCGCCGATCGATGGTGCTTGCATATGCAAGGAAG GTTGGCAGCGTGGTAACTGCTCTGTGCCCTGCCCGCCTGGAACCTGGGGCTTTGGTTGCAATGCCAGCTGCCAGTGTGCCAACGAGGCATCCTGCAGCCCCCAAACAGGAGCCTGTACCTGCACCCCTGGCTGGCACGGGGTGCACTGCCAGCTGCCCTGTCCA AAGGGGAAGTTTGGTGAAGGCTGTGCCAGTCGCTGTAACTGTGACCACTCTGATGGCTGTGACCCTGTTTATGGACACTGCCAGTGCCAGGCTGGCTGGACAG GTACTCATTGTCACCTGCCCTGCCCTGAGGGCTTCTGGGGAGCCAACTGTAGCAACACCTGCACTTGCAAGAATGGGGGCACCTGCATCCCTGAGAATggcaattgtgtgtgtgtacctggATTTCGAGGTCCCTCCTGCCAGAGAT CCTGTCAGCCTGGTCGCTATGGCAAGCGCTGTGTGCCCTGCAAGTGTGCCAACCACTCCTCCTGCCACCCTTCGAATGGAACCTGCTACTGCCTGGCTGGCTGGACTGGCTCGGACTGTTCCCAGC CGTGCCCTCCAGGACGCTGGGGAGAAAACTGTGCCCAGTCCTGTCAGTGTCACCATGGTGGGACCTGCCGCCCCCAGGATGGGAGCTGTTTTTGTCCCCCCGGTTGGACCGGATACCGCTGCGTGGAAG TCTGTTCTCCAGGGGTGTTTGGTGCCAATTGCTCCCAACCATGCCAGTGTGGTTCCGGAGAGAGTTGCCATCCAGAGACGGGGGCCTGTGTGTGTCCCCCAGGACACAGTGGTGCCCCCTGCAGGATTG GAATCCAGGAGACCTTCACCATGATGCCTGCCTCTCCAGTGACCTATAACTCAATGGAGGCGGTGATCAGTATCGTCGTGCTGGGGTCTCTGGTGGTGGCCCTGGTGGCTTTGTTCATTGGCTACCGCCATTGGCAAAAAGGCAAGGAGCACCAACACCTGGCAGTGGCGTACAGCAGTGGGCGACTGGACAGCTCCGAGTATGTCATGCCAG ATGTCCCTCTGAGCTATAGTCACTACTACTCCAATCCCAGCTACCATACCCTGTCACAGTGCTCAcctaaccccccaccccccaataaG GTTCCAGGTAGTCAGCTCTTTCCCAGCCTCCAGGCCCCTGAGCGGCCAGGTGGAGCCCACGGGCCTGATAACCATGCTACCCTGCCTGCTGACTGGAAGCACTGTCGGGAGGCCCCTCCAGGGATTCCGGACAGGG GTAGCAGCCACCTGGACCGAAGCTACAGCTATAGCTACAGCAACG GGCCCATCTCTGAAGAGGGGCTGAGGGCTAGCATGGTTTCCCTCAGCAGTGAGAACCCCTATGCTACCATCCGAGACCTGCCCAGCCTGCCAGGGGGCACCCGGGAGAGCAGCTATGTGGAGATGAAAGGCCTTCCCTCAGGCTCTCCCCCAAGGCAGCCTCCTCAGCTCCCGGACAACCGGAGGCGGCAACAATACTCCCAGGCGCAGAGAGACAGTGGTACCTATGAGC
- the PEAR1 gene encoding platelet endothelial aggregation receptor 1 isoform X1, with protein MSPPLRSFLLALGLGLAGTLNPSDPNTCSFWESFTTITKESHSRPFSLLPSEPCDQPWDSPHTCPQPTVVYRTVYRQVVKTDHRRRLQCCQGFYESGGACVPLCAQECVHGRCMAPNQCQCVEDWRGDDCSSACAPGVWGPQCDKPCSCGNSSSCDPTSGVCTCLSGLQPPHCRQPCSFGHYGPACQFSCQCHGAPCDPQTGACFCPPERTGPSCEVSCRQGTVGSCPHTSPCHNGGIFQVSQGSCSCPPGWMGTICSLPCPEGFHGSNCSQECRCHNGGLCDRFTGQCRCAPGYTGDRCREECPVGRFGQDCAETCDCAPGARCFPANGACLCEHGFTGDRCAERLCPDGLYGLSCQVPCTCDPEHSLSCHPMSGECSCHPGWAGLHCNESCPQDTHGPGCREHCLCLHGGLCQPDSGLCRCASGYMGQHCASLCPPDTYGVNCSARCSCENAIACSPIDGACICKEGWQRGNCSVPCPPGTWGFGCNASCQCANEASCSPQTGACTCTPGWHGVHCQLPCPKGKFGEGCASRCNCDHSDGCDPVYGHCQCQAGWTGTHCHLPCPEGFWGANCSNTCTCKNGGTCIPENGNCVCVPGFRGPSCQRSCQPGRYGKRCVPCKCANHSSCHPSNGTCYCLAGWTGSDCSQPCPPGRWGENCAQSCQCHHGGTCRPQDGSCFCPPGWTGYRCVEVCSPGVFGANCSQPCQCGSGESCHPETGACVCPPGHSGAPCRIGIQETFTMMPASPVTYNSMEAVISIVVLGSLVVALVALFIGYRHWQKGKEHQHLAVAYSSGRLDSSEYVMPDVPLSYSHYYSNPSYHTLSQCSPNPPPPNKVPGSQLFPSLQAPERPGGAHGPDNHATLPADWKHCREAPPGIPDRGSSHLDRSYSYSYSNGNGPGPFYSKGPISEEGLRASMVSLSSENPYATIRDLPSLPGGTRESSYVEMKGLPSGSPPRQPPQLPDNRRRQQYSQAQRDSGTYEQPSAPTHEQDFMSSQCPLPPGLLPGHYDSPKNSHIPGHYDLPPVRHPPSPPLLHQDR; from the exons ATGTCACCACCTCTACGTTCCTTTCTTCTggccctgggcctggggctggctGGAACCCTCAACCCCAGTGACCCCAATACCTGCAGCTTCTGGGAAAG CTTCACCACCATCACCAAGGAGTCCCACTCCCGGCCCTTCAGCCTGCTGCCTTCGGAGCCCTGCGACCAACCCTGGGACAGTCCCCACACCTGCCCCCAGCCCAC GGTTGTCTACAGGACTGTCTACCGGCAGGTGGTGAAGACAGACCACCGCAGGCGCCTGCAGTGCTGCCAGGGCTTCTATGAGAGCGGAGGGGCCTGCGTCC CACTTTGTGCCCAGGAGTGTGTCCATGGCCGCTGCATGGCACCCAATCAGTGCCAGTGTGTGGAAGACTGGCGAGGTGATGACTGCTCCAGTG CGTGTGCCCCAGGAGTGTGGGGGCCACAGTGTGACAAGCCCTGCAGCTGTGGCAACAGCAGCTCCTGTGACCCCACGAGTGGGGTATGTACCTGTCTCTCTGGCCTGCAGCCCCCACATTGTCGTCAGCCCTGCTCCTTTGGCCATTATGGCCCTGCCTGCCAGTTCAGCTGCCAGTGCCATGGGGCACCCTGTGATCCTCAAACTGGAGCCTGCTTCTGCCCCCCGGAGAGAACTGGGCCCAG CTGTGAGGTATCTTGCCGCCAGGGCACTGTTGGCTCCTGCCCCCACACCTCTCCTTGCCACAATGGGGGTATCTTCCAAGTTTCCCAGGGTTCCTGCAGCTGCCCACCTGGCTGGATG GGCACCATCTGTTCCCTGCCCTGTCCGGAGGGCTTCCATGGATCCAACTGCTCCCAGGAATGCCGCTGTCACAATGGTGGCCTCTGCGACAGATTCACTGGGCAATGTCGCTGTGCTCCAGGCTACACAGGGGATAG GTGTCGGGAGGAGTGCCCCGTGGGCCGCTTCGGACAGGACTGTGCAGAGACATGCGACTGCGCCCCTGGGGCCCGCTGCTTCCCAGCCAACGGCGCATGTCTATGCGAACACGGCTTCACTGGGGACCGCTGTGCAGAACGTCTATGCCCGGACGGACTCTACGGCCTCAGCTGCCAGGTGCCCTGCACCTGTGACCCAGAACACAGCCTCAG CTGCCATCCCATGAGCGGGGAGTGCTCCTGCCACCCCGGCTGGGCCGGCCTTCACTGCAACGAGAGCTGCCCACAAGACACGCACGGGCCTGGCTGCCGAGAGCACTGTCTCTGCCTGCACGGAGGCCTCTGCCAGCCCGACAGCGGCCTCTGCCGGTGCGCGTCCGGCTACATG GGCCAGCACTGCGCTAGCCTCTGTCCGCCTGACACTTACGGAGTCAACTGCTCCGCACGCTGCTCCTGCGAGAATGCGATCGCTTGTTCGCCGATCGATGGTGCTTGCATATGCAAGGAAG GTTGGCAGCGTGGTAACTGCTCTGTGCCCTGCCCGCCTGGAACCTGGGGCTTTGGTTGCAATGCCAGCTGCCAGTGTGCCAACGAGGCATCCTGCAGCCCCCAAACAGGAGCCTGTACCTGCACCCCTGGCTGGCACGGGGTGCACTGCCAGCTGCCCTGTCCA AAGGGGAAGTTTGGTGAAGGCTGTGCCAGTCGCTGTAACTGTGACCACTCTGATGGCTGTGACCCTGTTTATGGACACTGCCAGTGCCAGGCTGGCTGGACAG GTACTCATTGTCACCTGCCCTGCCCTGAGGGCTTCTGGGGAGCCAACTGTAGCAACACCTGCACTTGCAAGAATGGGGGCACCTGCATCCCTGAGAATggcaattgtgtgtgtgtacctggATTTCGAGGTCCCTCCTGCCAGAGAT CCTGTCAGCCTGGTCGCTATGGCAAGCGCTGTGTGCCCTGCAAGTGTGCCAACCACTCCTCCTGCCACCCTTCGAATGGAACCTGCTACTGCCTGGCTGGCTGGACTGGCTCGGACTGTTCCCAGC CGTGCCCTCCAGGACGCTGGGGAGAAAACTGTGCCCAGTCCTGTCAGTGTCACCATGGTGGGACCTGCCGCCCCCAGGATGGGAGCTGTTTTTGTCCCCCCGGTTGGACCGGATACCGCTGCGTGGAAG TCTGTTCTCCAGGGGTGTTTGGTGCCAATTGCTCCCAACCATGCCAGTGTGGTTCCGGAGAGAGTTGCCATCCAGAGACGGGGGCCTGTGTGTGTCCCCCAGGACACAGTGGTGCCCCCTGCAGGATTG GAATCCAGGAGACCTTCACCATGATGCCTGCCTCTCCAGTGACCTATAACTCAATGGAGGCGGTGATCAGTATCGTCGTGCTGGGGTCTCTGGTGGTGGCCCTGGTGGCTTTGTTCATTGGCTACCGCCATTGGCAAAAAGGCAAGGAGCACCAACACCTGGCAGTGGCGTACAGCAGTGGGCGACTGGACAGCTCCGAGTATGTCATGCCAG ATGTCCCTCTGAGCTATAGTCACTACTACTCCAATCCCAGCTACCATACCCTGTCACAGTGCTCAcctaaccccccaccccccaataaG GTTCCAGGTAGTCAGCTCTTTCCCAGCCTCCAGGCCCCTGAGCGGCCAGGTGGAGCCCACGGGCCTGATAACCATGCTACCCTGCCTGCTGACTGGAAGCACTGTCGGGAGGCCCCTCCAGGGATTCCGGACAGGG GTAGCAGCCACCTGGACCGAAGCTACAGCTATAGCTACAGCAACGGTAACGGCCCAGGCCCATTCTATAGTAAAG GGCCCATCTCTGAAGAGGGGCTGAGGGCTAGCATGGTTTCCCTCAGCAGTGAGAACCCCTATGCTACCATCCGAGACCTGCCCAGCCTGCCAGGGGGCACCCGGGAGAGCAGCTATGTGGAGATGAAAGGCCTTCCCTCAGGCTCTCCCCCAAGGCAGCCTCCTCAGCTCCCGGACAACCGGAGGCGGCAACAATACTCCCAGGCGCAGAGAGACAGTGGTACCTATGAGC